The Lactuca sativa cultivar Salinas chromosome 2, Lsat_Salinas_v11, whole genome shotgun sequence genome includes a window with the following:
- the LOC111902964 gene encoding leucine-rich repeat extensin-like protein 3 codes for MKPLYCCHHRHLLHHHPPPPTITTTGTSVTTTIHPLVSSPLLLSTTTTATHHLRHDHHTSPLLPPATHPPPTTVRTTQHHHYHHQSPPPPPSPPLPPHYLPPPPPLITMTIPSLPPPLITMTITSLPPPPSSPPPPFPPLSLHHPPPPPLLMTATITITITTTTTVITSATTHHHLCCHHHHYFHHQHHWHHHHHLLIL; via the coding sequence ATGAAACCTCTCTATTGTTGCCACCACCgccacctcctccaccaccacccaccaccacccacaATCACCACCACCGGTACCTCCGTTACCACCACTATCCACCCACTAGTATCGTCCCCTCTACTACTGTCAACCACTACCACCGCTACCCACCACCTCCGCCACGACCACCACACATCACCATTGTTACCACCCGCTAcacacccaccacccaccaccgtCAGAAccacccaacaccaccactatCACCATCAatctccacctccaccaccatcaccacctctACCACCACACTACcttccacctccaccaccactcaTCACCATGACCATACCATCACTGCCACCACCACTCATCACCatgaccataacatcactaccaccaccaccatcatcgccTCCACCACCATTTCCACCTTTATCACTACACCATCCACCACCTCCGCCACTACTTATGActgccaccatcaccatcacaattactaccaccaccaccgtcaTCACATCCGCCACTACCCACCATCACCTTTGTTGTCATCATCACCACTATTTCCACCATCAACATCATTGGCACCATCACCATCATttactaattttataa
- the LOC111902869 gene encoding uncharacterized protein LOC111902869, translating into MAGGSRAQVNKSHKTRFASKSSRNVHKTSVKDKSKINKPDRNAMKGARAARLQRNKMMREQKRAALLKEKRTTSATTSAPRVIVLFGLSASTNVSSLAGDLSALLSNENNTTQFPAVASSEYRLRATVVEAPHGDLMACMEMAKVADLIVFVASGNCSSEKDSSNYYMDEFGSQCLSVFRVLGLPSSAVFIRNLPSDLKKRNDIKKTCISSLSSEFPEDCKFYPADTKDDLHKFMMLFKEQRLVIPHWRTQRPYIMAQKVDMVADEFGKSTLLITGYVRARNLSVNQLVHVSGAGDFQLGKIEVLKDPCSLNLKKEGDFMDADEINDSQVIKTLVPDPMKQEPLLVENIPDPLEGEQTWPTEAEMADADRVQKEKKQKKRSLPRGTSEYQAAWIVDDSDVSGTDSDDDSENGNGMVVDEGGEYDIPGQGGSRKFDLDDDQASLKLRDSDDETEADSMMMDNDNLTKEQIEEDIRKIKEAHAEDEEFPDEVDAPVDIPARKRFAKYRGLKSFRTSTWDPKESLPQEYAKIFAFDNFNRTQKHVLKKAMDMEQGSVDECVVANSYVTLHITQVPIHIASKLCILGKTMPVVACGLLQHESKISVLHFRLKKHETYSEPIKAKEELIFHVGFRQFVTRPTFATDSFNSEKHKMERFLHAGRFSIASVYAPITFPPLPLIVMKSRGDFSTPVLAAVGSLKSIDPDKIILKKIILTGYPQRVSKSKAAVRYMFHNPEDVKWFKPVEVWTKLGRRGRIKEPVGTHGAMKCILNGVLQQNDTVCMSLFKRTYPKWPQHWFPMSA; encoded by the exons ATGGCGGGTGGTTCTCGAGCTCAAGTCAATAAGTCGCATAAGACTCGTTTTGCTTCGAAATCCTCTCGCAATGTTCACAAAACATCCGTCAAAG ATAAAAGCAAGATCAACAAGCCTGATCGCAATGCCATGAAGGGAGCTCGGGCTGCTCGATTACAACGTAACAAAATG ATGAGAGAGCAGAAGAGAGCTGCCCTTTTGAAAGAGAAAAGAACTACAAGTGCAACAACTAGTGCTCCTCGTGTTATT GTTTTATTTGGTCTATCTGCTTCTACAAATGTAAGCTCACTAGCAGGAGATCTTTCTGCATTATTGTCAAATGAGAATAATACAACTCAATTTCCAGCAGTTGCATCATCCGAGTACAGGCTAAGAGCAACG GTTGTAGAAGCACCTCATGGTGATCTTATGGCATGCATGGAAATGGCCAAG GTTGCAGATTTGATTGTTTTTGTGGCTTCTGGTAACTGTTCAAGTGAAAAAGATAGTTCCAATTATTACATGGATGAATTCGGCTCTCAATGTCTATCTGTTTTTAGAGTTCTTGGTTTACCAAGTTCTGCTGTTTTCATTAGA AATTTACCTtctgatttaaaaaaaagaaatgatATTAAGAAGACATGCATTTCTAGCCTTTCTTCTGAATTCCCTGAAGATTGCAAGTTTTACCCTGCAGACACAAAAGATGACTTACACAAG TTCATGATGCTTTTTAAGGAGCAAAGGCTTGTGATACCTCATTGGCGTACCCAACGACCTTACATCATGGCTCAGAAG GTTGACATGGTGGCTGATGAGTTTGGAAAAAGTACACTTCTTATTACTGGTTATGTTCGTGCTCGTAATCTCTCAGTGAATCAGCtg GTTCATGTATCGGGTGCTGGTGATTTTCAATTGGGCAAGATTGAAGTTCTCAAGGATCCATGTTCATTGAATTTGAAAAAAGAAGGTGATTTTATGGATGCGGATGAGATAAATGACTCACAG GTCATCAAAACTTTAGTCCCAGATCCTATGAAGCAAGAGCCTTTACTTGTTGAAAATATACCTGATCCTCTTGAAGGCGAACAG ACATGGCCAACAGAGGCAGAGATGGCTGATGCTGATAGAGTACAGAAGGAAAAGAAGCAGAAAAAGAGGTCTCTTCCTCGGGGTACTTCTGAATACCAG GCAGCTTGGATTGTGGATGATTCTGATGTATCTGGTACAGATAGTGATGATGATTCAGAGAATGGTAATGGCATGGTAGTTGATGAAGGAGGAGAGTATGACATCCCTGGTCAAGGTGGTAGTAGGAAGTTTGACCTTGATGATGACCAAGCTTCACTCAAGCTTAGGGATTCTGATGATGAAACCGAAGCTGATTCCATGATGATG GATAATGACAACTTGACAAAGGAGCAGATAGAAGAAGATATTCGAAAAATAAAAGAAGCACATGCTGAAGATGAAG AGTTCCCAGATGAAGTTGATGCTCCTGTAGATATTCCTGCAAGGAAACGATTTGCTAAATACAGAGGCCTAAAGTCATTTAGGACTTCCACATGGGACCCTAAA GAATCTTTACCTCAAGAATATGCAAAAATCTTTGCATTTGATAATTTCAATAGAACACAGAAGCATGTTCTTAAAAAAGCTATGGATATGGAACAAGGAAGTGTAGATGAATGTGTAGTTGCAAATTCTTATGTGACACTTCACATCACACAAGTCCCCATCCACATTGCTTCAAAACTTTGCATTTTGGGAAAGACTATGCCAGTTGTCGCATGTGGGCTCTTGCAACACGAATCAAAGATTTCTGTCCTTCACTTCAG GTTAAAGAAACACGAGACATACAGTGAGCCCATAAAAGCCAAAGAAGAACtaatatttcatgttggattCAGACAGTTTGTCACAAG GCCGACTTTTGCAACTGATAGTTTCAATTCAGAGAAACACAAGATGGAAAGATTTCTTCATGCAGGACGCTTTTCTATTGCTTCAGTATATGCTCCAATCACTTTTCCTCCTCTTCCATTAATTGTTATGAAGAGTAGAGGTGATTTTTCCACACCTGTCCTTGCTGCTGTTGGCTCATTAAAAAGTATTGATCCTGATAAAATCATTCTCAAAAAGATCATTTTGACCGG ATATCCTCAACGTGTTTCAAAGTCAAAAGCTGCAGTACGATATATGTTCCATAACCCTGAGGATGTCAAATGGTTCAag CCCGTGGAAGTTTGGACAAAATTGGGTCGCCGTGGACGCATCAAAGAGCCCGTTGGTACACATG GTGCGATGAAATGCATATTAAATGGTGTGCTACAACAAAATGACACGGTGTGCATGAGTTTATTCAAGCGAACATACCCCAAATGGCCCCAGCATTGGTTCCCAATGTCGGCTTGA
- the LOC111902853 gene encoding pentatricopeptide repeat-containing protein At1g76280 codes for MCTRVSIKKLFAPSFRKSSATEFGRKEILKEWRLGITVIKEMKEEGYPVNPTSVQKQIMNALHLGERERASSLLSHIGYNNHVLKPNNFLKILEYCASTPDPPFVLEIWKTMEEKGVDINNECHILMIQALCKGGYIEEAFNLMSNFEESPDLYPSLNKYNTILEASAKLKSATHASKCLDLMDHDMVGKNETTYTELLKLAVLQKNLPYVHNIWKEYAKYYNFNFISLREFIWAFTRLGDVGSACEALRHLVDLVFRGGFTIKENAEGKLVISRLDVPIPFYSNLEWDRCQTVSNVTSVPSIYENNNKDHIKIGGFDLKEVKHVGRNSNIGVVMRILRLSFADVIQACAREKNHELAEQLFVQMQNLGIKPSRGAYDGLIRVLLQEKGFHDGMKVVKLMQERNMKPLDSTLASLSARCSKDLELNLAESFLSEMSQCTTAYPYNQLLGACDTLDEPERGIQVFGKMKKLKVAPNITTYELLFSLFGNVNAPYEDGNNESRAEAAKRINAIENDMIRNGIQHSYVSIRNLLKALGSEGMISEIEHYLHVAENQLTTPGAPIYNIVLHSLVEAKEGQKAINEFKTLMSHGYHPNDVTYNIMIDCCTITGSLKSAQAFIAMMFHHGYPPQTQTYTSLIKLVLELGDFDEALVLLNQACSEGIELDALLFNTILRVANWKDRIDIIEYVMDRMHQERVPPDPDTCAHVFSAYVNRDCFTTAMEALQVMSINMLPQQDIQKYKTIFEQDFIYAEDSEADLRALNLFKDSNEIHAVALFNLRWCAMAGNQISWLTGQSHWVQQLAATNRSST; via the exons ATGTGTACTAGGGTTTCCAT CAAGAAGCTATTTGCTCCGTCGTTTCGGAAGTCATCTGCAACTGAATTC GGAAGAAAAGAAATACTGAAGGAATGGAGACTTGGTATTACAGTCATCAAAGAAATGAAAGAAGAAG GCTATCCAGTGAATCCGACATCAGTGCAGAAGCAAATCATGAATGCACTTCACTTGGGAGAAAGAGAAAGGGCTTCCAGTCTGCTGTCTCATattggctacaacaatcatgtgTTGAAGCCTAACAATTTTCTTAAAATTCTTGAATATTGTGCATCCACACCTGATCCACCG TTTGTTTTGGAGATTTGGAAAACAATGGAGGAAAAAGGAGTTGACATCAACAATGAATGCCACATTCTTATGATCCAAGCCCTCTGCAAAGGAGGTTACATAGAGGAG GCATTCAACTTGATGAGTAATTTTGAGGAAAGTCCAGATCTTTATCCTTCTCTTAACAAATATAACACCATTCTGGAAGCTTCTGCTAAACTAAAGAGTGCAACTCATGCCAGTAAATGTTTGGATCTAATGGATCATGACATGGTGGGAAAGAATGAAACAACATATACTGAGCTTCTCAAG CTTGCAGTTTTACAGAAAAATTTGCCATATGTCCATAACATTTGGAAGGAGTACGCCAAATATTACAATTTCAACTTCATTTCTCTAAGAGAGTTCATATGGGCCTTCACAAGGTTGGGAGACGTGGGGTCCGCATGTGAAGCTTTACGACATCTAGTGGATTTAGTGTTCAGGGGAGGATTCACTATCAAGGAAAATGCCgagggtaaattggtcatttcAAGATTAGATGTACCGATACCTTTCTACAGTAATCTAGAATGGGACAGATGTCAGACTGTTAGTAATGTAACTTCAGTTCCTTCcatatatgaaaataataataaagaccATATAAAGATTGGTGGGTTTGACTTGAAAGAAGTCAAACATGTTGGAAGAAATTCAAATATTGGTGTTGTTATGAGGATCTTGAGGTTGTCATTTGCTGATGTTATACAAGCTTGTGCACGGGAGAAAAACCATGAGCTGGCAGAGCAGTTATTTGTTCAG ATGCAAAATCTTGGCATCAAACCATCACGAGGTGCATATGATGGCCTTATTAGAGTGCTTCTTCAGGAGAAAGGCTTCCATGATGGCATGAAAGTG GTAAAGTTGATGCaagaaaggaatatgaagccaCTTGATTCAACTCTTGCATCATTATCAGCAAGATGCagtaaagacttggagttgaatttggctGAGTCATTCTTGAGTGAGATGAGTCAATGTACAACTGCTTATCCTTATAATCAGCTGCTTGGAGCATGTGACACACTG GATGAACCTGAACGTGGGATTCAGGTTTTTGGTAAAATGAAGAAGCTGAAAGTGGCTCCTAATATTACAACATACGAGTTGCTATTTTCATTGTTTGGAAATGTGAATGCTCCTTATGAAGATGGAAATAATGAGTCACGAGCAGAAGCTGCTAAAAGAATAAATGCTATAGAGAATGATATGATCAGAAATGGCATTCAACACAGTTATGTATCCATAAGGAACTTG CTGAAAGCACTTGGATCAGAAGGGATGATAAGTGAGATTGAACATTACTTGCATGTGGCAGAAAACCAATTAACTACTCCAGGAGCTCCAATTTACAACATAGTCTTGCATTCACTTGTTGAGGCTAAAGAG GGTCAGAAGGCAATAAATGAATTCAAAACATTGATGTCACATGGGTATCATCCAAATGATGTGACTTATAATATCATGATTGACTGCTGCACTATTACAGGCTCTTTAAAATCTGCTCAGGCTTTTATTGCCATGATGTTTCATCATGGCTATCCACCACAAACACAAACTTATACATCTCTTATAAAG CTTGTGTTGGAATTGGGTGATTTTGATGAAGCATTGGTTCTTCTTAACCAAGCCTGTTCAGAAGGAATTGAACTTGATGCTCTGTTGTTCAACACCATTCTCAGAGTAGCAAACTGGAAG GATAGAATAGACATAATAGAGTATGTAATGGATCGTATGCACCAAGAGCGGGTCCCACCAGACCCCGACACCTGTGCTCATGTCTTCTCAGCATACGTAAACCGTGATTGCTTCACCACAGCTATGGAAGCATTGCAAGTTATGAGCATAAACATGTTGCCCCAACAAGATATCCAGAAATACAAAACGATTTTCGAACAGGATTTCATCTATGCAGAAGATTCAGAAGCCGATTTAAGAGCTTTAAACCTCTTCAAAGATTCCAATGAAATTCATGCGGTTGCCCTTTTCAACCTCAGATGGTGTGCCATGGCTGGGAACCAGATCTCCTGGTTGACCGGTCAAAGCCACTGGGTCCAGCAGCTCGCGGCTACAAACCGATCTTCTACATGA
- the LOC111902837 gene encoding disease resistance protein RUN1 isoform X2, translating to MGLPLTIRVLGSFLCGKNKPEWKDALERLKSIPLKETLVKLELSYTCLEDDYKEIFLEVACLLKGWLKDDAITALESCGFHARNGLRVLEQKSLITISPDQRLGMHDHIEEMGRNIVRRSYPDEPIKHSRLWIGEEIKDVLVDDLVTGAIRAIATNTSTWFDDEKLCSTILINGFGNLKKLRFLHVVSGSSCSFEIGQNFPNALRFLSWHCYPHYCLPKTFQPNNLVALEMPNSRIKQLWHEGERKVLKNLRFLDLSNSKLTTIDCGLLPNLETLKLEKCRHLVEPHTPIGCLRKLVLLNLNGCVGFKSLSFIKPLKSLQVLDLSNLYLTKFPDILPEHSNYSLLAIYFSKNNIQELPSSIGNLEKPVYLDLSGCPRLKSLPQSICTLRSLKNLDLVNCAIEELPEDLGHLESLEWLNLGGTRVEHLPNSICMLKNLKTLLLTSCKVVMNLPEDIGMLESLEELSLAFCKIRDVPSSICKLTHLREFDLGFCDQLERLPEKLGDLKCLEELNVQENNQLHKRPKGVLVYLSTTHHR from the exons ATGG GTCTTCCCTTAACAATCCGGGTTTTGGGTTCATTTCTCTGTGGTAAAAATAAACCCGAATGGAAAGATGCACTAGAAAGACTAAAATCAATTCCGTTGAAAGAAACATTGGTAAAATTGGAATTAAGCTACACTTGTCTAGAGGATGATTACAAGGAAATATTCCTAGAAGTTGCATGCTTACTAAAAGGTTGGCTGAAAGACGATGCAATTACAGCACTTGAAAGTTGTGGATTTCATGCTAGGAATGGCTTAAGAGTTCTAGAGCAAAAATCTCTTATAACTATTTCTCCTGATCAACGATTAGGCATGCATGACCATATAGAAGAAATGGGTCGGAATATTGTTCGTCGTTCGTATCCTGATGAGCCCATAAAGCATAGCCGATTGTGGATTGGAGAGGAGATTAAAGATGTATTGGTTGATGACTTG GTTACAGGAGCAATAAGAGCTATAGCAACAAACACATCGACATGGTTTGACGATGAGAAACTCTGTTCTACGATTCTTATAAATGGTTTTGGAAACTTGAAGAAACTTAGATTTCTTCACGTGGTTTCTGGGAGCAGTTGTTCGTTTGAAATTGGCCAAAATTTCCCAAATGCGTTAAGGTTTCTGAGTTGGCACTGTTACCCTCATTACTGTTTACCTAAAACATTCCAACCAAATAATCTCGTAGCACTTGAAATGCCTAACAGTAGAATTAAACAGCTGTGGCACGAAGGAGAAAGAAAG GTCCTTAAAAACCTTAGATTCCTTGACCTAAGTAATTCAAAATTGACGACAATTGATTGTGGTTTACTTCCAAATCTTGAGACATTAAAACTTGAAAAATGTCGTCATCTGGTAGAACCACATACACCCATCGGATGCCTAAGAAAACTCGTCTTGTTAAACTTAAATGGTTGTGTAGGATTCAAATCTCTTTCATTTATCAAACCACTGAAATCACTTCAGGTCCTTGATCTAAGTAATTTATATCTGACGAAGTTCCCAGATATACTTCCAGAGCATTCCAACTATAGTTTACTAGCGATTTACTTTTCAAAGAACAATATCCAAGAGCTACCCTCATCGATTGGAAACCTTGAGAAGCCTGTTTATCTAGATCTCAGTGGGTGCCCCAGGCTCAAGAGTCTGCCACAAAGCATATGCACTCTACGAAGTCTAAAAAACCTTGACCTTGTAAATTGCGCCATAGAGGAATTACCAGAGGATCTTGGCCATTTAGAAAGTTTAGAATGGCTAAATTTAGGAGGTACACGAGTCGAACATCTCCCTAATAgcatttgtatgttgaaaaaTCTGAAAACTCTACTTCTTACAAGTTGTAAAGTTGTTATGAATTTACCCGAAGATATTGGTATGTTAGAATCTTTGGAGGAACTAAGTCTAGCGTTTTGCAAGATAAGAGATGTTCCTAGTAGCATCTGTAAGTTGACACATCTCAGAGAGTTTGATCTTGGCTTTTGTGATCAACTTGAGAGATTGCCCGAGAAATTAGGAGACTTAAAATGTTTAGAAGAGTTAAACGTACAAG AAAACAACCAATTACACAAACGCCCAAAAGGAGTTTTGGTCTACCTGTCTACCACGCACCACAGATGA
- the LOC111902837 gene encoding disease resistance protein RPV1 isoform X1: MGLPLTIRVLGSFLCGKNKPEWKDALERLKSIPLKETLVKLELSYTCLEDDYKEIFLEVACLLKGWLKDDAITALESCGFHARNGLRVLEQKSLITISPDQRLGMHDHIEEMGRNIVRRSYPDEPIKHSRLWIGEEIKDVLVDDLVTGAIRAIATNTSTWFDDEKLCSTILINGFGNLKKLRFLHVVSGSSCSFEIGQNFPNALRFLSWHCYPHYCLPKTFQPNNLVALEMPNSRIKQLWHEGERKVLKNLRFLDLSNSKLTTIDCGLLPNLETLKLEKCRHLVEPHTPIGCLRKLVLLNLNGCVGFKSLSFIKPLKSLQVLDLSNLYLTKFPDILPEHSNYSLLAIYFSKNNIQELPSSIGNLEKPVYLDLSGCPRLKSLPQSICTLRSLKNLDLVNCAIEELPEDLGHLESLEWLNLGGTRVEHLPNSICMLKNLKTLLLTSCKVVMNLPEDIGMLESLEELSLAFCKIRDVPSSICKLTHLREFDLGFCDQLERLPEKLGDLKCLEELNVQGTCISLLPQSIFLLKDLKIIGFKSVD, encoded by the exons ATGG GTCTTCCCTTAACAATCCGGGTTTTGGGTTCATTTCTCTGTGGTAAAAATAAACCCGAATGGAAAGATGCACTAGAAAGACTAAAATCAATTCCGTTGAAAGAAACATTGGTAAAATTGGAATTAAGCTACACTTGTCTAGAGGATGATTACAAGGAAATATTCCTAGAAGTTGCATGCTTACTAAAAGGTTGGCTGAAAGACGATGCAATTACAGCACTTGAAAGTTGTGGATTTCATGCTAGGAATGGCTTAAGAGTTCTAGAGCAAAAATCTCTTATAACTATTTCTCCTGATCAACGATTAGGCATGCATGACCATATAGAAGAAATGGGTCGGAATATTGTTCGTCGTTCGTATCCTGATGAGCCCATAAAGCATAGCCGATTGTGGATTGGAGAGGAGATTAAAGATGTATTGGTTGATGACTTG GTTACAGGAGCAATAAGAGCTATAGCAACAAACACATCGACATGGTTTGACGATGAGAAACTCTGTTCTACGATTCTTATAAATGGTTTTGGAAACTTGAAGAAACTTAGATTTCTTCACGTGGTTTCTGGGAGCAGTTGTTCGTTTGAAATTGGCCAAAATTTCCCAAATGCGTTAAGGTTTCTGAGTTGGCACTGTTACCCTCATTACTGTTTACCTAAAACATTCCAACCAAATAATCTCGTAGCACTTGAAATGCCTAACAGTAGAATTAAACAGCTGTGGCACGAAGGAGAAAGAAAG GTCCTTAAAAACCTTAGATTCCTTGACCTAAGTAATTCAAAATTGACGACAATTGATTGTGGTTTACTTCCAAATCTTGAGACATTAAAACTTGAAAAATGTCGTCATCTGGTAGAACCACATACACCCATCGGATGCCTAAGAAAACTCGTCTTGTTAAACTTAAATGGTTGTGTAGGATTCAAATCTCTTTCATTTATCAAACCACTGAAATCACTTCAGGTCCTTGATCTAAGTAATTTATATCTGACGAAGTTCCCAGATATACTTCCAGAGCATTCCAACTATAGTTTACTAGCGATTTACTTTTCAAAGAACAATATCCAAGAGCTACCCTCATCGATTGGAAACCTTGAGAAGCCTGTTTATCTAGATCTCAGTGGGTGCCCCAGGCTCAAGAGTCTGCCACAAAGCATATGCACTCTACGAAGTCTAAAAAACCTTGACCTTGTAAATTGCGCCATAGAGGAATTACCAGAGGATCTTGGCCATTTAGAAAGTTTAGAATGGCTAAATTTAGGAGGTACACGAGTCGAACATCTCCCTAATAgcatttgtatgttgaaaaaTCTGAAAACTCTACTTCTTACAAGTTGTAAAGTTGTTATGAATTTACCCGAAGATATTGGTATGTTAGAATCTTTGGAGGAACTAAGTCTAGCGTTTTGCAAGATAAGAGATGTTCCTAGTAGCATCTGTAAGTTGACACATCTCAGAGAGTTTGATCTTGGCTTTTGTGATCAACTTGAGAGATTGCCCGAGAAATTAGGAGACTTAAAATGTTTAGAAGAGTTAAACGTACAAGGTACATGCATAAGTCTACTTCCGCAGAGCATTTTTTTATTGAAAGATCTCAAAATCATTGGATTTAAATCAGTAGATTGA
- the LOC111902827 gene encoding uncharacterized protein LOC111902827 translates to MAKVIEKFFVTSMLMWAVPIAILYAFNNNLFPGSADMSPYSVTLISGFLAVVSVNIVIAFYIYLAMKEPSEKHEPDPKFVSEAEASVKHLVVPSQTQETESTQESESTHKKEE, encoded by the exons ATGGCAAAAGTTATAGAGAAGTTCTTTGTAACATCTATGTTGATGTGGGCTGTTCCTATTGCAATTTTGTACGCCTTCAACAACAATCTATTTCCTG GTTCTGCTGACATGTCTCCATATTCAGTGACACTAATAAGTGGATTTCTTGCTGTTGTATCGGTTAATATCGTAATAGCATTCTACATTTACTTGGCAATGAAAGAGCCTTCAGAGAAACACGAGCCTGATCCTAAGTTTGTTTCAGAAGCTGAGGCGAGTGTCAAACATCTGGTAGTACCCAGTCAAACACAGGAAACCGAGTCGACTCAGGAAAGCGAGTCGACTCATAAGAAAGAAGAGTAA
- the LOC111902953 gene encoding disease resistance protein RUN1 — MANSSFDQSAANNKLSYDVFISFGDDNIIKNFVNHLFSDFKRKGIHAFNEDNHLLKGEDRSPQIYTAIEQSRFLLVIFSKSFTSSPSCLNELVKILECKNKNPEKHKIRIISHNFKLNGIEPEVFEWKEALTMAAKLPGWDLEDLVNGYESKFIEMISNHIFNELNNGPLHVGENLIGLHSRVDRMNLLEFTESNDVHMIGIYGSEGIGKTSIAKSIYNRLYLHFESSSFCEDVDKFVKQNGMIPLQRQVIEDITKEEMKIRSVGEGSSVMKRVMGSKRVLLVLDGVDHLDPLECLAGSRCWFGAGSLIVVTGKDRQLLVAHGVEKIYDVEVLDYDEGMELFCLYAFKQKDPKEEFKWLCERVVRYVKGHPLALKVLGCFLFGKTVREWENELDQFRMYPIYDIQVLISRFSSKKK; from the coding sequence ATGGCGAATTCATCTTTTGATCAATCCGCTGCTAACAATAAGCTCTCATACGATGTGTTCATAAGTTTTGGAGACGACAATATCATAAAAAACTTCGTGAATCATCTCTTCAGTGACTTCAAACGCAAAGGGATTCATGCTTTTAATgaagacaatcatcttcttaaaGGAGAAGACAGATCTCCACAAATCTACACAGCCATCGAACAATCAAGGTTTCTTTTAGTCATATTCTCCAAAAGCTTCACTTCTTCACCATCTTGTTTAAATGAACTTGTAAAAATCCTCGAATGCAAGAACAAGAACCCCGAAAAACATAAAATCCGAATCATTTCCCacaatttcaagcttaatggaaTTGAACCAGAGGTGTTTGAATGGAAAGAAGCTCTGACCATGGCTGCAAAGTTACCCGGATGGGATCTTGAAGATCTGGTCAACGggtatgagtcaaagtttatcgaAATGATCTCGAATCATATCTTCAATGAACTAAACAACGGACCATTACATGTTGGTGAGAATCTCATTGGATTACATTCCCGTGTAGACCGAATGAATTTGTTGGAATTTACCGAGTCAAATGACGTTCATATGATTGGAATCTATGGTTCCGAGGGAATCGGAAAGACTTCAATTGCGAAATCCATTTACAACCGATTGTATCTCCATTTCGAGAGTTCAAGCTTTTGTGAAGATGTGGACAAGTTTGTGAAACAAAACGGGATGATTCCGCTTCAAAGGCAAGTAATTGAGGATATTACTAAAGAAGAAATGAAAATAAGGAGTGTTGGTGAGGGAAGTAGTGTGATGAAACGGGTCATGGGTTCTAAACGGGTCTTGTTGGTTCTTGATGGTGTGGATCATTTGGACCCGTTGGAATGTTTAGCGGGTTCTCGGTGTTGGTTTGGGGCGGGTAGTTTGATTGTGGTAACGGGTAAAGATCGACAGTTGTTGGTTGCTCATGGAGTTGAAAAGATTTATGATGTTGAGGTTTTGGATTATGATGAAGGTATGGAACTTTTTTGTTTGTATGCATTTAAGCAAAAGGATCCTAAAGAGGAGTTTAAATGGCTTTGTGAACGAGTGGTTCGATATGTGAAGGGTCACCCGTTGGCTCTTAAAGTTTTGGGTTGTTTTCTTTTTGGGAAGACGGTTCGTGAATGGGAAAATGAATTAGATCAGTTTCGAATGTATCCGATTTATGACATTCAAGTGTTGATATCACGGTTTTCttcaaaaaagaaatga